The following coding sequences are from one Rutidosis leptorrhynchoides isolate AG116_Rl617_1_P2 chromosome 11, CSIRO_AGI_Rlap_v1, whole genome shotgun sequence window:
- the LOC139877762 gene encoding probable serine/threonine-protein kinase WNK4 isoform X2 — protein sequence MKTVYKAIDELLGMEVAWGQVKLHDFLRSPEDLQRLYSEVHLLGTLNHGSIIKFYTSWIDVDRRTFNFITELFTSGTLKEYRKKYNKVDIRAIKIWARQILSGLIYLHGHDPPVIHRDLKCDNIFVNGHLGQVKIGDLGLAAILRGSCRAHTIIGTPEFMAPELYEENYDELVDVYSFGMCILEMLTHEYPYSECTNPAQIYKKVTSGKLPRAFYKIKDLEAQCFVGKCLVNASNRLSAKDLMLDPFLAMDEDEMTPISKYIPQKPFINDDIEIEKLHLNGYTPRTNMSIAGKLNPDDDTIILHVQIADSEGSVRNVYFPFDILNDTSDEVAFEMVKELEITDWEPSDIAGMIEGEISGLVPNWSGDPFKLNRIEDEEDYHNHSLHSLSSTSSSHLSFSGINTSQQMVSGGDWLQDHFFDDTSSQGSVVSGSYSNLSYVSAEGHHEHHSISPKDVAHNSTRFGHASPSNIHADFHGASTSKASSGSGPKLTRNRSLVDMRSQLLHKSLVEEVSKRRLSKTVGTVEDVGFQAPVDNTKSRLGGGQRVKHKGRRV from the exons ATGAAAACAGTCTACAAAGCAATCGATGAACTTCTTGGTATGGAAGTTGCGTGGGGCCAAGTCAAACTTCACGACTTCCTCCGATCCCCCGAAGACTTGCAACGTCTCTACTCCGAAGTTCATCTTCTCGGAACCCTCAATCACGGTTCGATCATAAAATTTTACACCTCGTGGATTGATGTGGACCGAAGAACCTTTAATTTCATTACCGAATTGTTCACATCAGGAACCCTTAAAGA ATATAGAAAGAAATATAATAAAGTGGATATTCGGGCTATAAAGATTTGGGCTCGCCAGATCCTATCGGGCTTGATTTATCTCCATGGTCATGACCCACCGGTGATCCATAGGGACCTAAAGTGCGATAACATTTTCGTAAATGGTCATTTGGGACAAGTAAAGATTGGTGATCTTGGGCTTGCGGCTATTCTACGTGGATCTTGCAGGGCACACACCATAATTG GTACACCAGAATTCATGGCGCCAGAACTTTATGAAGAAAACTACGATGAATTGGTTGATGTGTACTCGTTCGGCATGTGCATACTAGAAATGCTAACCCATGAATATCCGTACAGCGAATGTACTAATCCAGCACAAATTTACAAGAAAGTAACATCG GGCAAGCTTCCACGCGCGTTCTACAAAATTAAGGATCTTGAAGCCCAATGCTTCGTTGGAAAATGTTTGGTGAATGCTTCAAATAGATTATCAGCTAAAGATTTAATGCTTGATCCGTTTTTAGCTATGGATGAAGATGAAATGACACCTATATCGAAATACATCCCTCAGAAACCGTTTATAAATGACGATATCGAAATCGAGAAGCTGCATTTGAATGGATATACTCCACGAACCAACATGTCTATTGCAGGAAAACTGAATCCGGATGATGATACCATCATTCTTCATGTGCAAATTGCAGATAGCGAAG GTTCCGTGAGAAACGTATACTTCCCATTTGACATATTGAATGATACTTCAGATGAGGTTGCATTTGAAATGGTTAAGGAACTTGAGATCACAGATTGGGAGCCTTCTGATATCGCTGGTATGATTGAAGGAGAAATTTCTGGGCTTGTACCCAATTGGAGTGGCGACCCGTTTAAACTAAATCgtattgaagatgaagaagattatCACAACCATTCTTTACACTCTTTGTCGTCGACCTCATCTTCTCACTTATCGTTCTCGGGCATAAATACTTCCCAACAAATGGTGTCGGGCGGTGATTGGCTGCAAG ATCACTTTTTTGATGACACAAGTTCTCAAGGGTCTGTAGTTTCAGGATCATATTCAAATTTGAGTTACGTTTCAGCCGAAGGTCACCACGAACACCATTCTATAAGCCCAAAAGACGTAGCCCATAACTCTACTAGGTTTGGTCATGCGAGTCCCTCAAATATTCATGCTGACTTTCATGGAGCTTCAACGTCGAAAGCTAGCAGTGGGTCCGGACCCAAGCTAACCAGAAACCGATCACTTGTTGACATGAGAAGTCAACTTCTTCATAAATCTTTAGTGGAAGAAGTGAGTAAACGCCGTCTTTCAAAAACTGTTGGAACCGTTGAAGATGTTGGGTTCCAGGCACCCGTTGATAACACGAAGTCAAGGCTTGGTGGTGGTCAACGGGTCAAACATAAAGGAAGAAGAGTTTGA
- the LOC139877762 gene encoding probable serine/threonine-protein kinase WNK4 isoform X1, translating into MVNPKSRLISGDEDGCNRYVETDPTGRYGRFKEVLGRGAMKTVYKAIDELLGMEVAWGQVKLHDFLRSPEDLQRLYSEVHLLGTLNHGSIIKFYTSWIDVDRRTFNFITELFTSGTLKEYRKKYNKVDIRAIKIWARQILSGLIYLHGHDPPVIHRDLKCDNIFVNGHLGQVKIGDLGLAAILRGSCRAHTIIGTPEFMAPELYEENYDELVDVYSFGMCILEMLTHEYPYSECTNPAQIYKKVTSGKLPRAFYKIKDLEAQCFVGKCLVNASNRLSAKDLMLDPFLAMDEDEMTPISKYIPQKPFINDDIEIEKLHLNGYTPRTNMSIAGKLNPDDDTIILHVQIADSEGSVRNVYFPFDILNDTSDEVAFEMVKELEITDWEPSDIAGMIEGEISGLVPNWSGDPFKLNRIEDEEDYHNHSLHSLSSTSSSHLSFSGINTSQQMVSGGDWLQDHFFDDTSSQGSVVSGSYSNLSYVSAEGHHEHHSISPKDVAHNSTRFGHASPSNIHADFHGASTSKASSGSGPKLTRNRSLVDMRSQLLHKSLVEEVSKRRLSKTVGTVEDVGFQAPVDNTKSRLGGGQRVKHKGRRV; encoded by the exons ATGGTTAACCCCAAATCAAGATTAATTTCAGGTGATGAAGATGGTTGCAATCGGTATGTTGAGACTGATCCGACTGGGCGATATGGGCGG TTTAAGGAAGTGCTTGGAAGAGGCGCAATGAAAACAGTCTACAAAGCAATCGATGAACTTCTTGGTATGGAAGTTGCGTGGGGCCAAGTCAAACTTCACGACTTCCTCCGATCCCCCGAAGACTTGCAACGTCTCTACTCCGAAGTTCATCTTCTCGGAACCCTCAATCACGGTTCGATCATAAAATTTTACACCTCGTGGATTGATGTGGACCGAAGAACCTTTAATTTCATTACCGAATTGTTCACATCAGGAACCCTTAAAGA ATATAGAAAGAAATATAATAAAGTGGATATTCGGGCTATAAAGATTTGGGCTCGCCAGATCCTATCGGGCTTGATTTATCTCCATGGTCATGACCCACCGGTGATCCATAGGGACCTAAAGTGCGATAACATTTTCGTAAATGGTCATTTGGGACAAGTAAAGATTGGTGATCTTGGGCTTGCGGCTATTCTACGTGGATCTTGCAGGGCACACACCATAATTG GTACACCAGAATTCATGGCGCCAGAACTTTATGAAGAAAACTACGATGAATTGGTTGATGTGTACTCGTTCGGCATGTGCATACTAGAAATGCTAACCCATGAATATCCGTACAGCGAATGTACTAATCCAGCACAAATTTACAAGAAAGTAACATCG GGCAAGCTTCCACGCGCGTTCTACAAAATTAAGGATCTTGAAGCCCAATGCTTCGTTGGAAAATGTTTGGTGAATGCTTCAAATAGATTATCAGCTAAAGATTTAATGCTTGATCCGTTTTTAGCTATGGATGAAGATGAAATGACACCTATATCGAAATACATCCCTCAGAAACCGTTTATAAATGACGATATCGAAATCGAGAAGCTGCATTTGAATGGATATACTCCACGAACCAACATGTCTATTGCAGGAAAACTGAATCCGGATGATGATACCATCATTCTTCATGTGCAAATTGCAGATAGCGAAG GTTCCGTGAGAAACGTATACTTCCCATTTGACATATTGAATGATACTTCAGATGAGGTTGCATTTGAAATGGTTAAGGAACTTGAGATCACAGATTGGGAGCCTTCTGATATCGCTGGTATGATTGAAGGAGAAATTTCTGGGCTTGTACCCAATTGGAGTGGCGACCCGTTTAAACTAAATCgtattgaagatgaagaagattatCACAACCATTCTTTACACTCTTTGTCGTCGACCTCATCTTCTCACTTATCGTTCTCGGGCATAAATACTTCCCAACAAATGGTGTCGGGCGGTGATTGGCTGCAAG ATCACTTTTTTGATGACACAAGTTCTCAAGGGTCTGTAGTTTCAGGATCATATTCAAATTTGAGTTACGTTTCAGCCGAAGGTCACCACGAACACCATTCTATAAGCCCAAAAGACGTAGCCCATAACTCTACTAGGTTTGGTCATGCGAGTCCCTCAAATATTCATGCTGACTTTCATGGAGCTTCAACGTCGAAAGCTAGCAGTGGGTCCGGACCCAAGCTAACCAGAAACCGATCACTTGTTGACATGAGAAGTCAACTTCTTCATAAATCTTTAGTGGAAGAAGTGAGTAAACGCCGTCTTTCAAAAACTGTTGGAACCGTTGAAGATGTTGGGTTCCAGGCACCCGTTGATAACACGAAGTCAAGGCTTGGTGGTGGTCAACGGGTCAAACATAAAGGAAGAAGAGTTTGA
- the LOC139877228 gene encoding EPIDERMAL PATTERNING FACTOR-like protein 4, with the protein MSTLIKHLSTLLFLFMFLKFIFVPKNSSLVYGSRLASKHQDSDLYLQDNVTSKKDTTYSKRKLIGPGSSPPRCTWKCGRCTPCKPVHVPVPPGNPVTAEYYPEAWRCKCGNRLYMP; encoded by the exons ATGTCTACTCTCATAAAACATCTATCAACACTACTGTTCTTGTTCATGTTCTTGAAATTCATTTTTGTTCCCAAGAACTCTTCTTTAG TTTACGGTTCTAGACTGGCTTCCAAACATCAAGATTCTGATCTTTACCTTCAG GATAATGTCACAAGTAAAAAGGACACAACTTATTCAAAGAGAAAATTGATCGGGCCCGGATCATCGCCACCGCGTTGTACTTGGAAATGCGGGCGGTGCACACCGTGTAAGCCCGTTCATGTGCCCGTGCCGCCCGGGAACCCGGTAACCGCTGAGTACTACCCGGAAGCATGGAGATGCAAATGTGGAAATAGATTGTACATGCCATGA